Proteins from a single region of Hypanus sabinus isolate sHypSab1 chromosome 26, sHypSab1.hap1, whole genome shotgun sequence:
- the LOC132381391 gene encoding gastrula zinc finger protein XlCGF49.1-like yields the protein MSEESQDLTDNDHCLSEEKPDDVLVDIPASECVKTVRRGRPAGDGPMPCTLCGKVFPYESMLRRHWLAHTEARPFICGICGRAYKSNQDCTRHQRIHTEEKSVACPECGRAFTHFSHLQAHRRIHTGEKPFSCPVCGKCFTQSSQVQRHRRIHTKERRFTCSDCGEVFTRSNNLQMHRRVHAKETSVA from the coding sequence ATGAGCGAGGAGAGCCAGGACCTGACTGACAATGACCACTGCCTGAGTGAGGAAAAGCCTGACGACGTCCTTGTGGACATCCCAGCCTCCGAGTGCGTCAAGACTGTGCGAAGGGGCAGACCTGCCGGAGATGGCCCAATGCCCTGCACGCTGTGCGGGAAGGTGTTCCCCTACGAGTCCATGCTGCGGCGCCACTGGCTGGCCCACACCGAGGCCCGGCCCTTCATCTGCGGCATCTGCGGCAGGGCCTACAAGAGCAACCAGGACTGCACGCGGCACCAGCGGATCCACACCGAGGAGAAGAGCGTGGCCTGCCCCGAGTGCGGCCGGGCCTTCACCCACTTCTCGCACCTGCAGGCGCACCGGAGGatccacaccggggagaagccctTCTCCTGCCCCGTCTGCGGGAAGTGCTTCACCCAGTCGTCGCAGGTCCAGAGGCACCGGCGGATTCACACGAAGGAGAGGCGCTTCACCTGCTCCGACTGCGGCGAGGTTTTCACCCGTTCCAACAACCTGCAGATGCACCGCCGGGTCCACGCTAAGGAGACCAGCGTCGCCTGA